In Cydia fagiglandana chromosome 16, ilCydFagi1.1, whole genome shotgun sequence, the following are encoded in one genomic region:
- the LOC134671847 gene encoding uncharacterized protein LOC134671847 → MTSLLSNVHEGAEVQFPTGNIHLISGKYEYYHYLCDGFDDRGWGCGYRTLQTLCSWINQNYQKNVEVPSIRQIQEVLVDLKDKPRSFLGSRQWIGSFEVCLVIDKLYDIPCKIIHINKGDNLSTIVDTLKTHFEKFGSPVMMGGDVDCSSKGIMGIHIDKSEASLLIVDPHYVGKEHTKEFLQNKGWVKWQTLKDFLSSSFYNLCLPQAKSKTII, encoded by the exons atgacaaGTTTGTTGTCAAACGTCCACGAAGGCGCTGAAGTTCAATTTCCAACAGGAAatattcatttaatttctgGAAAATATGAATATTACCATTATTTATGTGATGGATTTGATGATAGG GGCTGGGGATGTGGTTATAGAACATTACAAACGCTATGCTCCTGGATAAACCAGAATTACCAGAAAAATGTAGAGGTTCCATCTATAAGACAGATTCAAGAGGTTTTAGTTGACCTGAAAGACAAACCTAGATCATTTTTAGGTTCTAGGCAGTGGATTGGCAGTTTTGAG GTATGCTTAGTGATAGACAAGCTATATGACATTCCATGTAAAATAATACACATAAACAAAGGTGATAACTTAAGCACCATAGTGGACACCTTGAAGACCCATTTTGAGAAGTTCGGGAGCCCCGTTATGATGGGCGGAGATGTTGACTGCTCTTCTAAGGGCATTATGGGAATTCACATTGACAAATCTGAAGCTAGTCTATTGATTGTG GATCCACACTATGTGGGAAAGGAGCACACGAAGGAATTCCTTCAGAACAAGGGCTgggtgaaatggcagactctCAAAGACTTCCTGAGTTCCTCATTCTATAATCTATGCCTGCCACAAGCTAAGTCTAAAACCATTatctaa